The DNA region GTAGTTCTGGAGCTGAAAGGTTTAGCAACCTGCAACTTCAAATGCAGCATTCTTTTTGTATTGTGTTGATCATACATATAGTGGTTGTATAAAGTCTATATTGGAATAAGTCGGTCACATATGAGTAACCTAGACTAATTTACTTCATTGTGATTTATAAGGCAGGCTCACCCATAAAACAATTTCAATTCGGGTAGCAGTTATGATTTTTCTTGTAAATCAAGATTTGTATTGGAATACATAACACATGATGCTGTATAGGCTGGTGGTATGAGTAACATCATATCCTTAACAAATTTCATGTTATGGTATGAGTGTAGGACCATTGAACATTTCCATTTTCATTGCAgcctaaatttatttatttatttgtatatgatTGAAGTTAGTCGCATCTaacacaaatttattttttatatacatgtcataCATAAGTGACgtttaatgtaatttattttttttcattttaagtgTCAGTCACATTTAATACAAAGTTATTGATAAGTAAAAGATAAATATTTACCTACTATATTGAGGCTTGATCTCATGAGTCAtgatatttcattatttcataTGAAATAGTCATTACATGTCATGTGAACACAATGTGCTTGGTTCGAGGaatcaattaaactttattaaaaattttaaataaaaaggaGTAACTTGCAGAATAAGACATGACACCAAAAATGCACTCACCCTAAATAATCTCATTTACTAAAACTGAAACTAAAGTACTAAACCAAAACCCCCTTGTGTGGAGGCGCCAATTAAGCCAATGCGGCAACGATGAGGATGAAGCTGACTATGAGGACGGCGTGGGGACACGGCGCTCACCGCGCTCTCCTCGTCGCCGACGCCGGAGTGCTCCGAACTCTCTTCACTCTCTCCGCCAAACCGCACCCCCTCGCTTCCCACACTCTTCCACTCCACCATCCTATTTCGCCGCCGCACTCTAGGCCTATTGCTCTCCTCTTTACCCCCGTCCTCCGCCGCGACTCTCAGTTTTCGACGGCGGCAGCCGCCGTCTACGGGGTGCTTCGCACTGGTCGGAGCCCTAATTTTGGCTTGGCTAAGTGTATTTCCTCAGTTTCGTCGTCGGCGCACACGGTGGAGTGGAACGATGCTATTTCCACCTCCGAAGCTTGGGACGGAGGAGTGAGTAAGGCCGAGGAGCTGGATTTGGAGAAAGAGGACGGGGATGATGCTGCTGTTGTCTCTGCTGCTCTGCCTTCTATTCCTGTTAGGGCTTTTTTCTTCTCCACCAggttcgcaaaaaaaaaaaaaagaaaaaaaaaggagcacGTGCATTTGATTATACTTCGAATCCTCAAAGTCGATGTTTGTAAACTTCGTAttatttttgatttattttctcatttcgTTTGATGCTAATATGCTTCAAGGGAAGTGGAGGGGAACTTAACTGAAAAAGAGATTTGCtattaattgcatttttagttGAATTAGGCATACGGCCTTTTGAACTGGTTGCTGTTGATTTGATTTTAAGACATGAAATTTGGAGGACATTTGAGGAGTGTAAAATAGTAATAAGGTTAAGTTTATCTCTTTAACCTACAATGATTGTTGTGGGATTGGATTTTGTAATGTTCTTGTGATTTCAATTGACAGTGTGGATTTAAGGAGCTTGGTGGATCAGAACAAGCAGAATTTCATTCCACCAACATCTCGGATGACCAATTATGTTGTTTTAAGATTTGGTTATACTAAACCAGATCCTAATGTGAGTTTATTGTCTTTAAATTTTCTCTGTTTTCCCTCATTAGTTAGCACTGCCCATAAGTTATCACAATTTGCAATTACTCTACCTGTCCCTTCTTggcatataatattttagatgtttatttattatcacTGCAGAAGATCAGTTGTCAAAATATTGCAATTTCCTtcagtttcttttttctttatttttttttctttgggggtgggggtgacATGACTTGTTAGCTCAATAGAATCTGCTTTCAAGCTTTtatttcaaacatatataattgcaGAACAATCAGGATTGCAAATTTTAAAAACCTCAACTATGTAAATTTTATATGAGACATATGACTTTAGTGGAGTTTTATTTATTCTTAGGAAGTCTTGGGTTCGCATTTAAGAGAAGGTGTATCATTAATTAtaagaaatatttattttactctACACTTAGTGCTTACCATGATTGCCTTAGGAAGTTCATCACCATCTTGATCTTTGCATTCTTCAAACCTCAAGGGACAGTATAAGATATAGGTGATATAACAAGGTCAAAATGTTGCAACTGATTGGGTCTGTACTGCATACATCTCTTGTGatacattattttctttctaatGGCTACTTTTCTTATTTTACAGGTTTTGGGTTCTGGTTTAAGTGGCAGTGACTGCTGTTATATGGTGGTTTTTCAGTATGGTTCAATTGTCTTGTTTAATGTCCGTGATCATGAAGTTGATGGGTATCtaaaaattgttgaaaaacatTCTTCTGGTCTATTGCCTGAGATGAGAAAGGATGGTGAGTGCATATGCATAGAAATCCTACTTATCTACACACACACTGACACACATGTATAGAAATCCAATTCATAAATCACTTGCCATTGTCAAAAAATTTATTGACCATCTATGGCATTGACATGATGCATAAGAGGTTTTTGATAATCTTCAAGAAATTCCTATGCCTGACTGTATTAAGAAGATATCAAAGGTTCTTTCCTGGATAAAATgcctttaatttcttgattcACGCATTCAACTAAAATCCTTAAAAGGTTGAATTAGTATGCTAGTCTCCCTCATCATACAGGGTTTGCACAACTTTATCCATGTCTTCACCCTCCGGTGAGGCTATTTGCAGCTTCTCAACCACTGACTGGATGATCAGTGCTTTTTGGGTGAGCAGTTGTGGTAGGATATTTCATAGCTGAAGTATACTATCTAAAGTAGCAATCGCTAGATGAAATGGAAGAACTGAGGGGATCAAACTTTCTACTGACCAGTTAATTTGATTAGCTGGTTGCATAAATTTTATGATTCTACAGTTCCTGTTTAATGTCATGCATGCACAGTTGTTGTCCCCAAAGTTGATTGCAATAGAAGCAAGGattttggattttttctttGAGAGGGAAACCTGCAGCCACTACTCaagggtgtgcactgggtaaacctcgccttgtgatcctagccggcaaacgaccacaaggaggtaaaccagcctaggttgtccatagctgactggCTCAAGCCAAGAAGGCCAATCGGCCGCTCCCActaggagttgaacttgtagccttgtggttactaagtcaacaACCTTACTAACTTCGCTGGTGTTGCCCCTTTTTGTTCAACCTTAACTTTGGGTACTGGATTTCTTTTGTATGTGTGGTACTCAGTAGATTCAGGCATGCAGCTTGTGCTGTTACTTGCATGTTTGTGTAATACTAGCACTTCGATGCTCTCTTTGTTACATGAATATATCAGTAGATGAGGGAAAGACATACATGTTTTTTATGGCAGGCATGCTGCACCAAGTAATTTggtgattttttaatttgatggaAGTAACAAGAAAAACCTGTCTGTATGTCCTGCTTTCTATtcaattctgtttttttttttaacatagaGTATGAGGTCAGAGAGGAGCCAACTTTAAGTACCTGGATGCAAGGTGGACTAGACTACATTATGTTGCAGTATTTGAATAATGATGGCATCC from Ipomoea triloba cultivar NCNSP0323 chromosome 6, ASM357664v1 includes:
- the LOC116023235 gene encoding sporulation protein RMD1, with the translated sequence MRMKLTMRTAWGHGAHRALLVADAGVLRTLFTLSAKPHPLASHTLPLHHPISPPHSRPIALLFTPVLRRDSQFSTAAAAVYGVLRTGRSPNFGLAKCISSVSSSAHTVEWNDAISTSEAWDGGVSKAEELDLEKEDGDDAAVVSAALPSIPVRAFFFSTSVDLRSLVDQNKQNFIPPTSRMTNYVVLRFGYTKPDPNVLGSGLSGSDCCYMVVFQYGSIVLFNVRDHEVDGYLKIVEKHSSGLLPEMRKDEYEVREEPTLSTWMQGGLDYIMLQYLNNDGIRTIGSVLGQSIALDYYVRQVDGMVAEFTDINRGMEKTGTFTMERKKLFQLVGKANSNLADVILKLGLFERSDIAWKDAKYAQIWEYLRDEFELTQRFASLDFKLKFVEHNIRFLQEILQNRKSDFLEWLIIILIGAEILISVYDIAHKSL